A window from Cinclus cinclus chromosome 4, bCinCin1.1, whole genome shotgun sequence encodes these proteins:
- the DMTF1 gene encoding cyclin-D-binding Myb-like transcription factor 1, producing MSTVEEESDTVTVETVNSVTLTQDTEGNLILHCPQNEADEVDSEDSSEPPHKRLCLSEDDQSLDDSTPCISVVAVPISENDQSFEVTMTATTEVAEDEINEGTVTQIQILQNEQLDEISPMGNEEVSAVSQAWFTTKEDKDSLTNKGHKWKQGMWSKEEIDILMSNIERYLKARGIKDATEIIFEMSKDERKDFYRTIAWGLNRPLFAVYRRVLRMYDDRNHVGKYTPEEIEKLKELRVKHGNDWATIGAALGRSASSVKDRCRLMKDTCNTGKWTEKEEKRLAEVVHELTSTEPGDIVTQGVSWAAVAERVGTRSEKQCRSKWLNYLNWKQSGGTEWTKEDEINLILRIAELDVSDENDINWDLLAEGWSSVRSPQWLRSKWWTIKRQIANHKDVSFPVLIKGLKQLHENQKNNPGHQLPENKCGSGLANTNSSSGVQHVQIRVARLEESTGSAPSPMAALQIPVQITHVSSTDSPAATVDSETITLNSGTLQTFEILPSFHLQPTGTPGTYLLQTSSSQGLPLTLTTSPTMTLTAAAAPASPEQIIVHALSPEHLLNTSDNVTVQCHTPSVIIRTVAAEDISSSVTQTELTVDSDIQSADLTDPPHTLGANAFPHDIHQSKLSDEEQSAYNEDDASKYSSRNSRELMDGVMVRTQEEIADASLKQNEDSQSDLPSTYVTEDLGSPTIEEQVDQPTIDDETVLIVPSSHGFIQATDDIDSESVLPLTTLTDPILQHHGDGSHIIGSSLGSPDSEDSKDVEDLVSCH from the exons ATGAGCACAGTTGAAGAAGAGTCTGACACAGTGACAGTAGAAACCGTGAACTCTGTGACTTTGACTCAGGATACTGAAGGGAACCTAATTCTTCATTGCCCTCAAAATG AAGCTGATGAAGTAGACTCTGAAGACAGCTCTGAACCTCCACACAAGAGGCTTTGCTTATCAGAGGATGATCAAAGCCTTGATGATTCTACTCCGTGCATTTCTGTTGTTGCAGTTCCGA TTTCAGAAAATGATCAGAGCTTTGAGGTGACCATGACTGCTACCACTGAGGTAGCTGAAGATGAGATTAATGAAGGAACTGTTACCCAGATTCAG ATTCTTCAGAATGAGCAGTTGGATGAAATCTCCCCAATGGGCAATGAAGAAGTATCAGCTGTTAGTCAAGCCTGGTTCACAACCAAAGAGGATAAGGATTCTCTAACCAATAAAG gcCATAAGTGGAAGCAAGGGATGTGGTCAAAGGAAGAAATTGACATTTTGATGAGTAACATTGAGCGTTATTTAAAG GCCCGTGGAATAAAAGATGCCactgaaattatatttgaaatgtcaaaagatgaaagaaaagattTCTACAGGACAATAGCTTGGGGTCTGAATCGGCCTCTCTTTGCTGTCTATAGAAGAGTTCTTCGCATGTATGATGACAGAAACCATGTTGGAAA GTATACTCCCGAGGAAATTGAAAAGCTTAAAGA GCTAAGAGTAAAGCACGGTAATGATTGGGCCACAAtaggagctgccctggggagaAGTGCTTCATCTGTAAAGGATCGATGTAGACTGATGAAGGATACCTGCAACACAG gaaagtggacagagaaagaagaaaaaagacttGCAGAAGTAGTGCACGAGCTGACAAGCACAGAGCCAGGTGAcattgtcacacaaggtgtGTCATGGGCTGCTGTGGCAGAACGGGTCGGGACACGCTCGGAGAAGCAGTGCCGCTCTAAATGGCTCAACTATCTCAACTGGAAACAAAGTGGGGGCACCGAGTGGACCAAGGAGGATGAAATAAATCTGATCTTGAG GATAGCGGAGCTTGACGTTTCTGATGAAAATGACATCAATTGGGATTTGCTGgctgagggatggagcagcGTCCGCTCCCCACAGTGGCTTCGGAGTAAATGGTGGACCATTAAAAGACAGATTGCAAACCACAAAGATGTTTCGTTCCCTG tgCTGATAAAGGGTCTTAAACAGCTCCACGAGAACCAAAAGAACAATCCAGGGCACCAGCTTCCAGAGAACAAATGTGGCAGTGGCTTAGCAAACACTAACTCCAGCTCGGGAGTGCAGCATGTGCAGATCCGGGTGGCTCGCTTGGAGGAGAGCACGGGCAGTGCCCCGAGCCccatggcagctctgcagatCCCAGTGCAGATCACCCACGTCT cCTCCACCGATTCCCCTGCTGCTACTGTTGACTCTGAGACAATAACACTGAACAGCGGAACACTACAGACCTTTGAGATTCTTCCA TCTTTCCACCTCCAGCCGACTGGGACACCCGGTACTTACCTGCTGCAGACAAGCTCGAGCCAGGGCCTTCCTTTAACGCTGACAACGAGTCCCACCATGACTCTGACGGCCGcggctgctccagcctccccGGAGCAGATCATCGTTCACGCCTTATCT CCAGAGCATTTGTTAAACACAAGTGACAACGTCACAGTGCAGTGCCATACGCCGAGTGTCATAATCCGCACCGTTGCTGCTGAAGACATCTCCTCCTCTGTCACCCAGACAGAACTGACTGTGGATTCAGACATTCAGTCAGCTGACCTGACAGATCCTCCACACACCCTAGGAGCAAATGCTTTCCCACATGATATCCATCAGTCCAAGCTGAGTGACGAAGAGCAGTCAGCCTACAATGAAGATGATGCTTCCAAATATAGCAGCAGGAATAGTAGAGAACTGATGGATGGAGTTATGGTAAGAACACAGGAGGAGATTGCTGATGCTAGCCTGAAACAGAATGAGGATTCTCAGTCTGATTTACCCAGCACTTACGTTACTGAG GACCTGGGTTCCCCAACAATAGAAGAACAAGTTGATCAGCCTACAATAGATGATGAGACTGTGCTTATTGTTCCTTCTTCCCATGGTTTTATCCAGGCAACAGATGATATTGATAGTGAGTCAGTCTTGCCCTTGACAACTCTCACAG ATCCTATCCTACAACATCATGGAGATGGGTCACACATTATTGGCTCGTCGTTGGGCAGTCCTGACTCAGAAGATTCAAAGGATGTTGAGGATTTAGTGAGCTGTCACTGA